The following proteins come from a genomic window of Nocardiopsis sp. YSL2:
- a CDS encoding NAD+ synthase, with protein MAQLRIALAQVNPTVGDLDGNRRLVVAAAREAADAGAHLVVLPEMVVTGYPVEDLALRKSFVSASIKATRALAADLADAGLADLPTVVGYLSRREDQSAPGASPGQPAGAPQNAVAVLHQGRMAVTSAKHHLPNYGVFDEFRNFVPGDTLPVVRVRGIDVALAVCEDLWQEGGPVTAARAARAGLLVSLNGSPYERHKDDVRLELCQRRAREIGAALAYVNMVGGQDDLVFEGDSLVVDAEGDLVARAPQFTETLLVADLDLPEAADHPGDPDRADGLRIVRRTLTDTPVAPYPPGENTVTPRPDPLSDTGEVYQALVTGLRDYVVKNGFRSVLVAVSGGIDSALTATIAVDALGPDSVHGLLLPSELSSEHSVTDAEDLAERQGFSARTAAIGPMVAAFERAAADTGAPLTGLAAENLQARVRGTLLMGLSNQEGHLVLATGNKSEAATGYSTLYGDSVGGFAPIKDCWKTLVWELARWRNDEAVRQGRTPPIPENSITKPPSAELSPDQLDSDSLPDYAMLDAVLDAYIGTDKGEAELVFAGYEPELVRRVIRMVDRAEYKRRQSAPGTKISSRNLSRDRRVPITNRWTV; from the coding sequence GTGGCACAGCTGAGAATCGCACTCGCCCAGGTCAATCCCACCGTCGGTGATCTCGACGGCAACCGCCGGCTCGTGGTCGCCGCCGCCCGCGAGGCCGCGGACGCCGGAGCACATCTCGTCGTGCTCCCGGAGATGGTCGTCACCGGCTATCCCGTGGAGGACCTCGCCCTGCGCAAGTCCTTCGTGTCGGCCTCCATCAAGGCCACCCGCGCCCTGGCCGCCGACCTCGCCGACGCGGGACTGGCCGACCTGCCCACCGTCGTCGGCTACCTCTCCCGCCGTGAGGACCAGTCGGCGCCCGGTGCCTCCCCTGGCCAGCCCGCCGGCGCCCCGCAGAACGCCGTCGCCGTCCTGCACCAGGGCCGGATGGCGGTCACCTCCGCCAAGCACCACCTGCCCAACTACGGCGTCTTCGACGAGTTCCGCAACTTCGTCCCGGGCGACACCCTGCCGGTCGTGCGCGTGCGCGGGATCGACGTCGCCCTGGCGGTCTGCGAGGACCTGTGGCAGGAGGGCGGCCCCGTCACCGCCGCCCGCGCCGCCCGGGCCGGGCTCCTGGTCTCGCTCAACGGATCGCCCTACGAGCGCCACAAGGACGACGTCCGCCTCGAACTGTGCCAGCGCCGCGCCCGAGAGATCGGCGCCGCCCTGGCCTACGTCAACATGGTCGGGGGCCAGGACGACCTGGTTTTCGAGGGCGACTCCCTGGTGGTCGACGCCGAGGGCGACCTCGTGGCCCGCGCACCCCAGTTCACGGAGACGCTCCTGGTCGCCGACCTCGACCTGCCCGAGGCCGCCGACCACCCCGGGGACCCCGACCGGGCCGACGGGCTGCGCATCGTCCGCCGCACCCTGACCGACACCCCGGTCGCCCCCTACCCGCCCGGCGAGAACACCGTCACCCCGCGCCCGGATCCGCTCTCCGACACCGGCGAGGTCTACCAGGCCCTGGTCACGGGCCTGCGCGACTACGTGGTCAAGAACGGCTTCCGCTCGGTGCTCGTGGCCGTCTCCGGCGGTATCGACTCCGCCCTGACCGCCACCATCGCCGTCGACGCCCTGGGGCCCGACAGCGTCCACGGCCTGTTGCTGCCCAGCGAGCTGTCCAGCGAGCACTCCGTCACCGACGCGGAGGACCTCGCCGAGCGCCAGGGATTCTCCGCCCGTACGGCGGCCATCGGCCCGATGGTCGCCGCCTTCGAGCGGGCCGCCGCCGACACCGGGGCCCCGCTGACCGGCCTGGCCGCGGAGAACCTCCAGGCCCGCGTGCGCGGCACCCTGCTCATGGGCCTGTCCAACCAGGAGGGACACCTGGTCCTGGCCACCGGCAACAAGAGCGAGGCCGCCACCGGGTACTCCACCCTCTACGGCGACTCCGTCGGCGGGTTCGCGCCCATCAAGGACTGCTGGAAGACCCTCGTGTGGGAGCTCGCGCGCTGGCGCAACGACGAGGCGGTCCGCCAGGGCCGCACCCCGCCCATCCCGGAGAACTCCATCACCAAGCCGCCCAGCGCCGAGTTGTCGCCGGACCAGCTCGACTCCGACTCCCTGCCCGACTACGCGATGCTCGACGCCGTCCTGGACGCCTACATCGGCACCGACAAGGGCGAGGCCGAGCTCGTCTTCGCCGGGTACGAGCCCGAGCTGGTGCGCCGTGTCATCCGCATGGTCGACCGCGCCGAGTACAAGCGCCGCCAGTCCGCCCCGGGCACCAAGATCAGCTCCCGCAACCTCAGCCGCGACCGGCGCGTGCCCATCACCAACCGCTGGACCGTGTGA
- a CDS encoding glutamine synthetase family protein, translating to MNRQQEFVLRTLEERDIRFVRLWFTDVLGYLKSVAVAPAELEAAFSEGIGFDGSAIEGFARVYEADMLAQPDPSTFQVLPWRNEPHGTARMYCDILMPDGSPSPADPRHVLKRQLSKASDLGFTFYTHPEIEFYLLKKMPEHGEFPEPNDSGGYFDHTPHNSAHDFRRNAINMLEAMGISVEFSHHEGGPGQQEIDLRYADALTTADNIMTFRLVMKEVAMEQGVYATFMPKPFTQYPGSGMHTHLSLFEGDRNAFYEPGADFQLSKVGRGFIAGLLRHADEITAVTNQWVNSYKRLWDDPAASAGMGGEAPAYICWGHNNRSALVRVPMYKPGKSNSSRIEIRSMDTACNPYLAYAVVLAAGLKGIEEGYELPPGAEDDVWALTDSERRALGIRPLPQSLDEALRIMENSELVAETLGEHVFDFFLRNKKAEWNSYRRQVTPYELQRYLPTL from the coding sequence GTGAATCGACAGCAGGAATTCGTGCTCCGCACGTTGGAGGAGCGCGACATCCGGTTCGTGAGGCTGTGGTTCACCGACGTGCTCGGGTACCTCAAGTCCGTGGCGGTGGCTCCCGCCGAACTGGAGGCGGCCTTCTCCGAGGGCATCGGGTTCGACGGCTCCGCCATCGAGGGCTTCGCCCGCGTCTACGAGGCCGACATGCTGGCCCAACCGGACCCGTCGACCTTCCAGGTGCTGCCCTGGCGCAACGAGCCGCACGGCACCGCGCGCATGTACTGCGACATCCTGATGCCGGACGGGTCGCCCTCCCCGGCCGACCCCCGGCACGTGCTCAAGCGGCAGCTGAGCAAGGCCTCCGATCTGGGCTTCACGTTCTACACGCACCCGGAGATCGAGTTCTACCTGCTCAAGAAGATGCCGGAGCACGGGGAGTTCCCCGAGCCCAACGACTCGGGCGGCTACTTCGACCACACGCCGCACAACTCGGCGCACGACTTCCGGCGCAACGCGATCAACATGCTCGAGGCCATGGGCATCTCGGTGGAGTTCAGCCACCACGAGGGCGGGCCGGGCCAGCAGGAGATCGACCTGCGCTACGCGGACGCGCTGACCACCGCCGACAACATCATGACCTTCCGGCTCGTGATGAAGGAGGTGGCGATGGAGCAGGGCGTCTACGCCACCTTCATGCCGAAGCCGTTCACGCAGTACCCGGGTTCGGGGATGCACACGCACCTGTCGCTGTTCGAGGGCGACCGCAACGCCTTCTACGAGCCGGGCGCGGACTTCCAGCTGTCCAAGGTCGGCCGCGGGTTCATCGCGGGCCTGCTCCGGCACGCGGACGAGATCACCGCCGTCACCAACCAGTGGGTGAACTCCTACAAGCGGCTGTGGGACGACCCGGCGGCCTCGGCCGGGATGGGCGGCGAGGCGCCCGCCTACATCTGCTGGGGGCACAACAACCGGTCGGCGCTCGTGCGGGTGCCGATGTACAAGCCGGGCAAGTCCAACTCCAGCCGGATCGAGATCCGCTCGATGGACACCGCCTGCAACCCGTACCTGGCCTACGCCGTGGTGCTGGCCGCCGGCCTCAAGGGCATCGAAGAGGGCTACGAGCTGCCGCCGGGCGCCGAGGACGACGTGTGGGCGCTCACCGACTCCGAGCGCCGAGCGCTGGGCATCCGCCCGCTGCCGCAGAGCCTGGACGAGGCGCTGCGGATCATGGAGAACAGCGAACTGGTCGCCGAGACCCTGGGCGAGCACGTGTTCGACTTCTTCCTGCGGAACAAGAAGGCGGAGTGGAACTCCTACCGCCGCCAGGTGACGCCGTACGAGCTCCAGCGCTACCTGCCGACGCTCTAG
- a CDS encoding DUF397 domain-containing protein, with the protein MNTWHKSTYSENGSHCVEVQETARGAHVRDTQNREAGHLSFPAGEWSALVTVAANRNP; encoded by the coding sequence GTGAACACCTGGCACAAGTCCACCTACTCCGAGAACGGTTCCCACTGCGTCGAGGTCCAGGAGACCGCGCGTGGCGCGCACGTGCGGGACACGCAGAACCGGGAAGCCGGCCACCTGTCCTTCCCCGCTGGTGAGTGGTCCGCTCTGGTGACGGTGGCCGCGAACAGGAATCCCTAG
- a CDS encoding helix-turn-helix transcriptional regulator, with product MGAHGFGESLRKARELNGYTQRQLAKRLGPGVAASTLSRWENGQVRPRQDRVRQLSDILGGNGLLMREWRLETSESVLPPFMRSIGDMEDDALSIDTVTVSNVPGLVQCLSYAREVFRAGRPTASDDEIERLSQLRMNRYENLLQRNNPLITAVFPQFAIEWMPEAVRKEQAQALLRMLERGRTTIHLIPNGSLYLASVAPVQVYRLQDGSIVASSDHGDGNIMHQTPSATARMERKVRDALSKSLPVDHTILLLREML from the coding sequence ATGGGTGCACATGGTTTTGGGGAATCTCTGCGCAAAGCACGCGAACTGAATGGCTACACCCAACGGCAGCTGGCGAAGAGACTGGGGCCAGGAGTCGCCGCGTCGACCCTGTCCAGGTGGGAGAACGGCCAGGTGCGCCCACGCCAGGACCGGGTCAGGCAACTGAGCGACATTCTGGGAGGTAACGGACTCCTGATGCGCGAGTGGCGTCTGGAGACGTCAGAGTCCGTGCTGCCGCCGTTCATGCGCTCGATCGGGGACATGGAGGACGATGCCTTGTCCATCGATACGGTGACCGTGTCGAACGTTCCGGGATTGGTACAGTGCCTGTCCTATGCTCGCGAAGTGTTCCGGGCAGGGAGACCGACGGCGTCCGATGACGAAATCGAGCGTTTGTCCCAGTTGAGGATGAATCGATACGAGAACCTGCTGCAGAGGAACAACCCCCTCATCACCGCAGTGTTCCCTCAGTTTGCGATTGAATGGATGCCGGAGGCGGTCCGCAAGGAACAGGCGCAGGCTCTACTGCGTATGCTCGAGCGCGGACGCACCACGATTCACCTGATCCCCAACGGGTCGCTGTACCTTGCGTCGGTCGCGCCCGTGCAGGTGTATCGATTGCAGGACGGGTCGATTGTTGCGTCATCGGATCACGGCGACGGCAACATCATGCACCAGACGCCTTCCGCGACTGCCAGAATGGAGAGGAAGGTCCGGGATGCGTTGAGCAAGTCGCTTCCCGTGGACCACACGATCCTGTTACTTCGGGAGATGCTGTGA
- a CDS encoding Uma2 family endonuclease, translating to MTVAEHHTPRSTAPPMDTELFERLAVQAFEADRVCMEMFNGKVWVHTVTDGAHAGILTWLMREFMAHRPDLDLITSGLGLKIETYRNGRARPDGILAPIGHFDQAGEWADPDGVLAVIEVTSWDADTHARDRVEKPAAYAATGIPAYLLVDRDANAVVVHSRPVRGQYMDRSTHPYGEAVRIPGQGMVLDTEALKRFAR from the coding sequence ATGACCGTCGCTGAGCACCATACACCGCGCTCCACCGCACCGCCCATGGACACCGAACTGTTCGAGCGCCTCGCCGTGCAGGCGTTCGAAGCCGACCGTGTCTGCATGGAGATGTTCAATGGGAAGGTCTGGGTCCACACGGTGACCGATGGAGCGCACGCGGGCATCCTCACCTGGCTGATGCGTGAGTTCATGGCTCACCGCCCCGACCTCGACCTGATCACCAGTGGTCTGGGGCTCAAGATCGAGACCTACCGCAACGGTCGTGCCCGCCCCGATGGAATCCTCGCTCCGATCGGCCATTTCGACCAGGCGGGCGAGTGGGCCGACCCCGACGGAGTCCTCGCGGTCATCGAAGTGACCTCCTGGGACGCCGACACCCACGCCCGCGACCGGGTGGAGAAGCCCGCCGCCTACGCTGCGACAGGCATCCCCGCCTACCTGCTGGTGGATCGTGACGCCAATGCCGTCGTGGTCCACAGTCGCCCCGTCCGCGGTCAGTACATGGACCGCAGCACCCATCCCTACGGCGAGGCTGTTCGGATTCCCGGGCAAGGGATGGTCCTGGACACCGAAGCCCTCAAGCGGTTCGCGCGCTGA
- a CDS encoding metal-sensitive transcriptional regulator, with protein MELKPEMIGDALTRLRRAQGQLSGVISMIEDGQDCTDVLQQLAAVSKALDRAGFKIVSTGLRHCNAARERGEEAPMTEQELEKLFLALA; from the coding sequence ATGGAACTCAAGCCCGAGATGATCGGCGACGCGCTCACGCGGCTGCGCCGGGCCCAGGGACAGCTGTCCGGAGTGATATCCATGATCGAGGACGGCCAGGACTGCACCGACGTGCTGCAGCAGCTCGCCGCGGTGTCCAAGGCACTGGATCGGGCCGGGTTCAAGATCGTGTCCACCGGACTTCGCCACTGCAACGCGGCCCGCGAGCGCGGCGAGGAAGCCCCGATGACCGAGCAGGAGCTGGAAAAGCTCTTCCTGGCTCTGGCCTGA
- a CDS encoding MBL fold metallo-hydrolase, with product MIFTQYYLDCLSQASYLIADETTRKAVIVDPRIDVDEYLDDVREQGLTVEGVINTHLHADFISGHFEIAERTGAWIGYGDRAEAQFPIRRLGDGERISLGEVTLEIMHTPGHTPESVSVVVYEKPDDTVPYGVLTGDALFIGDVGRPDLAASFGHTPDKLAPMLYDSVHNKLLGLDDETRLFPGHGAGSACGKNLSTDKWSTIGQQRVGNYACRPMGVDEFVELVTDGQEAIPAYFPYDAARNRQQRDPIDIDALVKPLHLDAFMELRAKGAVVVDARDQQAFSAGHLRGAVNVGADGRFAETVGMMVDPGSTILVVADRGGERDVITRLARVGLESVAGYLPSPESAMAQVPEEVVRAPRVGAEELARALEGDQPPVVVDVRGSGERESGLIEGSVHIPLANLPARLAELPADRPVVVHCAGGYRSSVAASYLRSQGREDVSDLVGGFNAYQFVAA from the coding sequence GTGATCTTCACCCAGTACTACCTCGACTGCCTCTCCCAGGCCTCCTACCTCATCGCCGACGAGACGACCCGCAAGGCCGTGATCGTCGATCCGCGCATCGACGTCGACGAGTACCTCGACGACGTCCGCGAACAGGGGCTCACCGTCGAAGGCGTCATCAACACGCACCTGCACGCCGACTTCATCTCCGGGCACTTCGAGATCGCCGAGCGCACCGGCGCATGGATCGGCTACGGCGACAGGGCCGAGGCCCAGTTCCCCATCCGCAGACTGGGCGACGGTGAGCGCATCAGCCTCGGCGAGGTCACCCTGGAGATCATGCACACTCCGGGCCACACACCCGAGTCCGTCAGCGTCGTGGTCTACGAGAAGCCCGACGACACCGTCCCGTACGGGGTCCTGACCGGCGACGCCCTCTTCATCGGCGACGTGGGCCGCCCCGACCTGGCCGCGTCCTTCGGCCACACGCCGGACAAGCTCGCGCCGATGCTCTACGACTCGGTCCACAACAAGCTGCTGGGACTGGACGACGAGACCCGGCTCTTCCCGGGCCACGGCGCCGGTTCCGCCTGCGGCAAGAATCTGTCCACCGACAAGTGGTCCACCATCGGCCAGCAGCGCGTCGGCAACTACGCCTGCCGCCCGATGGGCGTCGACGAGTTCGTCGAGCTGGTGACCGACGGCCAGGAGGCCATCCCGGCCTACTTCCCCTACGACGCGGCCCGCAACAGGCAGCAGCGCGACCCGATCGACATCGACGCGCTCGTCAAGCCCCTGCACCTGGACGCGTTCATGGAACTGCGCGCCAAGGGCGCGGTCGTGGTCGACGCGCGCGACCAGCAGGCCTTCAGCGCCGGGCACCTGCGCGGCGCGGTGAACGTCGGCGCCGACGGACGCTTCGCCGAGACCGTCGGCATGATGGTCGACCCCGGCAGCACCATCCTGGTGGTGGCCGACCGGGGCGGTGAGCGCGACGTCATCACCCGTCTGGCCCGCGTGGGGCTGGAGTCCGTCGCGGGCTACCTGCCCTCGCCGGAGTCGGCCATGGCCCAGGTGCCCGAGGAGGTCGTGCGCGCGCCGCGCGTGGGCGCCGAGGAACTCGCCCGCGCGCTGGAGGGCGACCAGCCCCCGGTCGTGGTCGACGTCCGCGGTAGCGGCGAGCGCGAGTCCGGGCTCATCGAGGGTTCGGTCCACATCCCGCTGGCCAACCTCCCGGCGCGGCTGGCGGAGCTGCCCGCCGACCGCCCCGTGGTGGTCCACTGCGCCGGAGGCTACCGCTCCAGTGTCGCGGCGAGCTACCTGCGCTCGCAGGGCCGCGAGGACGTGTCCGACCTGGTCGGCGGATTCAACGCCTACCAGTTCGTGGCGGCCTGA
- a CDS encoding rhodanese-like domain-containing protein translates to MSNRSIDIATVRSLVDSDPDTLLVDVRTPAEYESSHIPGSVNLPLGQVDRHLERIVSDAGGRLVLVCQSGNRATQCQSRLASAGLEGTAVMTGGMNAWESVGAPVVRGRERWALERQVRLVAGSIVLVSVLASLLWSPAVWIAAFIGAGLTFAAVTNTCAMGMMLTKLPYNQPRNAVDVEASLARIGTGGRPSRDRP, encoded by the coding sequence ATGAGCAACAGATCCATCGACATCGCCACGGTCCGTTCCCTGGTCGACTCCGACCCCGACACCCTGCTGGTGGACGTCCGCACCCCGGCCGAATACGAGAGCTCGCACATCCCCGGTTCGGTGAACCTGCCGCTGGGCCAGGTCGACCGCCACCTGGAGCGGATCGTCTCCGACGCCGGCGGCCGCCTCGTCCTGGTCTGCCAGTCCGGCAACCGGGCGACCCAGTGCCAGTCCAGACTGGCCTCGGCCGGGCTGGAAGGCACCGCCGTCATGACGGGCGGGATGAACGCCTGGGAATCCGTCGGCGCCCCGGTCGTCCGGGGACGCGAGCGCTGGGCCCTGGAGCGCCAGGTCCGCCTCGTGGCGGGAAGCATCGTCCTGGTCTCGGTCCTGGCGAGCCTGCTGTGGTCGCCCGCGGTGTGGATCGCGGCGTTCATCGGCGCCGGACTGACCTTCGCCGCCGTGACCAACACCTGCGCCATGGGCATGATGCTGACCAAGCTGCCCTACAACCAGCCGCGCAACGCGGTGGACGTCGAGGCCTCCCTGGCCAGGATCGGCACGGGAGGGCGCCCCAGCCGCGACCGGCCTTGA
- a CDS encoding rhodanese-like domain-containing protein, with protein sequence MSDKTIDVASVRALIASAPDTLLVDVRTPSEFEDARIDGAVNLPLGQADHRLKQVAEQAGDRRLVLVCRSDRRAHRCRADLEAAGIRGAVVMTGGMIAWAAAGAPVLHGTGARR encoded by the coding sequence ATGTCAGACAAGACCATCGACGTCGCGTCCGTACGCGCGCTCATCGCGTCCGCCCCCGACACCCTGCTGGTGGACGTCCGCACCCCGTCCGAGTTCGAGGACGCACGCATCGACGGCGCCGTCAACCTGCCCCTGGGCCAGGCGGACCACCGCCTGAAGCAGGTGGCGGAGCAGGCCGGAGACCGCCGCCTGGTGCTGGTGTGCCGGTCCGACCGCCGCGCCCACCGGTGCCGGGCCGATCTCGAGGCCGCGGGAATCCGCGGCGCCGTCGTGATGACGGGCGGCATGATCGCCTGGGCCGCCGCGGGAGCACCGGTCCTGCACGGGACGGGGGCGCGCCGATGA
- a CDS encoding SulP family inorganic anion transporter — protein sequence MSSSTVDYPLQRRTGAARFLPLLGWFGQYTRATLRADVVAGLTVAVMLVPQSMAYAALAGMPPATGLYAAVVPLVVYALLGTSGSLAVGPVAITALMSAAALAPLADGDPARYAALAGVLALLVGAIQFSMGALRLGAVVNFMSHPVLSGFTSAAAIIIAASQLKDLLGLRAERAGTLPETILALAGAVTTAHWPTIAVSAVSVLALVLLKRVFPKVPGALLVVAAVTGLSAVLSFGDRGVAVLGEVPAGLPMPAVPDALLGDVVALLPAALAIALVGYMEGIAVAKALAAKSRQHVSADTELVAVGAANGAAGLFGAFPVAGGFSRSAVNFSAGARTPVATLVTAAVVAVTALVLTPAFYHLPKAVLAAIVVVAVAGLVDLRGAATVWRTRRLDGFALGVTFLVTLLFGVEPGIAAGVVFSLAVVLWNSSRPHTAELGRVPGTGTFRNVDRYEGLTTDPGIAVVRVDAPLYFANAQWVTDTLVGIADERAEVRTIVLDASAISDCDSDGAHALSELHRTLDSRGIELRLATVRGPVRDVLTRDGIWAVLRGARRVHPDVVSAVTAAGGGAPAPELAREVL from the coding sequence ATGAGCTCTTCGACAGTCGACTACCCCTTGCAGCGGCGCACGGGTGCCGCCCGGTTCCTCCCGCTGCTGGGCTGGTTCGGTCAGTACACCAGGGCCACTCTGAGGGCGGACGTCGTGGCCGGCCTGACCGTGGCCGTCATGCTGGTTCCTCAGAGCATGGCCTACGCCGCGCTGGCCGGAATGCCTCCGGCCACCGGTCTGTACGCCGCGGTCGTCCCGCTGGTGGTCTACGCCCTCCTGGGGACGTCCGGCTCACTCGCGGTGGGCCCCGTGGCCATCACCGCGCTCATGTCGGCGGCCGCGCTCGCGCCGCTCGCCGACGGGGACCCCGCGCGCTACGCGGCGCTCGCCGGTGTTCTGGCCCTGCTCGTCGGCGCGATCCAGTTCTCGATGGGCGCGCTCCGGCTCGGTGCCGTGGTCAACTTCATGTCGCACCCCGTCCTGAGCGGTTTCACCTCAGCGGCCGCGATCATCATCGCTGCCAGCCAGCTCAAGGACCTGCTGGGGTTGCGGGCCGAACGCGCCGGGACGCTGCCCGAGACGATCCTGGCGCTCGCGGGTGCGGTCACGACCGCGCACTGGCCGACGATCGCCGTCTCCGCGGTGAGCGTGCTCGCCCTGGTCCTGCTCAAGCGGGTGTTCCCCAAGGTCCCCGGCGCGCTGCTGGTCGTCGCCGCCGTCACAGGACTCAGCGCCGTGCTCTCCTTCGGTGACCGGGGGGTGGCCGTCCTGGGCGAGGTGCCGGCCGGCCTGCCGATGCCCGCGGTTCCCGACGCCCTGCTGGGGGACGTGGTGGCGCTGCTGCCCGCCGCTCTGGCCATCGCCCTCGTGGGCTACATGGAGGGCATCGCCGTAGCGAAGGCACTGGCGGCGAAGTCCCGTCAGCACGTGTCGGCCGACACCGAACTGGTGGCCGTGGGTGCCGCCAACGGCGCGGCCGGGCTCTTCGGGGCCTTCCCCGTGGCCGGCGGGTTCTCCCGCAGCGCGGTGAACTTCTCCGCGGGAGCGCGCACACCCGTGGCCACCCTGGTCACCGCCGCGGTCGTGGCGGTCACCGCACTGGTGCTCACACCGGCCTTCTACCACCTGCCCAAGGCGGTCCTGGCGGCGATCGTCGTCGTCGCGGTCGCGGGGCTGGTGGATCTGAGGGGCGCTGCGACCGTGTGGCGCACACGGCGACTGGACGGGTTCGCCCTGGGGGTCACGTTCCTGGTCACCCTGCTGTTCGGTGTGGAGCCCGGCATCGCCGCCGGCGTGGTGTTCAGCCTCGCGGTGGTCCTGTGGAACTCCTCCCGTCCGCACACCGCCGAGCTCGGCCGGGTCCCCGGCACCGGCACCTTCCGCAACGTGGACCGGTACGAGGGGCTGACCACCGATCCCGGGATCGCGGTGGTCCGGGTGGACGCGCCGCTGTACTTCGCCAACGCCCAGTGGGTCACCGACACCCTGGTGGGCATCGCCGACGAGCGCGCGGAGGTGCGCACCATCGTTCTGGACGCCTCCGCGATCAGCGACTGCGACTCCGACGGGGCCCACGCGCTCTCCGAACTCCACCGGACCCTGGACTCCCGTGGCATCGAGCTGAGGCTGGCCACGGTCCGCGGCCCCGTGCGCGACGTTCTCACCCGGGACGGAATCTGGGCGGTCCTGCGCGGTGCCCGACGAGTGCACCCGGACGTCGTCTCGGCCGTCACCGCCGCCGGAGGCGGCGCGCCCGCGCCGGAACTCGCCAGGGAGGTGCTGTGA
- a CDS encoding carbonic anhydrase, whose translation MGGGGFATAVSCIDGRVQEPLTRWIRERFGVEHVDMVTEPGPDLFVATSDEEGLTPLLERIRVSRRAHASSTVVLAGHLDCAANPVSAEEHGRQLEPAAALLAERLPGMRIVTVLVTGCGDRGCLEVSVVGASPSHTP comes from the coding sequence ATGGGTGGCGGCGGCTTCGCCACGGCCGTCTCGTGTATCGACGGCCGTGTCCAGGAACCGCTCACCCGGTGGATCAGGGAGCGGTTCGGCGTCGAGCACGTCGACATGGTCACGGAGCCGGGGCCCGACCTCTTCGTGGCCACGTCCGACGAGGAGGGGCTCACCCCGCTGCTGGAGCGGATCCGGGTGTCCCGGCGGGCCCACGCCAGTTCCACCGTGGTGCTGGCGGGGCATCTGGACTGCGCGGCCAACCCGGTCTCGGCCGAGGAGCACGGGCGACAACTGGAACCGGCCGCCGCGCTGCTCGCCGAACGGCTGCCCGGGATGCGGATCGTGACCGTCCTGGTGACGGGATGCGGCGACCGCGGCTGCCTGGAGGTGTCGGTGGTCGGGGCCTCCCCTTCACACACGCCCTAA
- a CDS encoding nitroreductase family deazaflavin-dependent oxidoreductase yields the protein MEITKRPTPPTGIRRLLFRAPIHLYRMRLGWLFGGRFLLLNHTGRVSGKRRQVVIEAVEHDRSDGSYVVCSGFGRKAAWYQNLLATPETSIRVGVRTIPVTAHPLGTEEGGDFMARYAPRHPRAARNLVRFMGFSVDGTQEDYREVGRHLPFVRLSPRTR from the coding sequence GTGGAGATCACCAAGCGCCCCACCCCACCCACCGGCATCCGCCGCCTGCTGTTCCGTGCCCCCATCCACCTCTACCGCATGCGCCTGGGCTGGCTCTTCGGCGGACGATTCCTCCTGCTGAACCACACCGGACGGGTGTCGGGCAAGCGCCGCCAGGTCGTCATCGAAGCGGTCGAGCACGACCGCTCCGACGGCAGCTACGTGGTCTGCTCCGGGTTCGGCCGGAAAGCCGCCTGGTACCAGAACCTCCTGGCCACCCCCGAGACCAGCATCCGCGTCGGTGTGCGCACGATCCCCGTCACCGCACACCCCCTTGGCACGGAGGAGGGTGGTGACTTCATGGCCCGCTACGCGCCCCGCCACCCCCGGGCCGCACGCAATCTCGTGCGCTTCATGGGATTCTCCGTCGACGGCACCCAGGAGGACTACCGCGAGGTCGGCCGCCACCTGCCCTTCGTCCGACTCAGTCCGCGCACACGGTGA
- a CDS encoding TetR family transcriptional regulator translates to MANLADRPNSARGHRRREELIDAGLALLVEGGWPAVTARAVAARSGANTGLIHYHFGGLPALHTAIARRAGDTVVMPVVEALLAAPDASAALDAVRAALPRVTGDEKVLRLLVELMAGMTRHQELGTALREGLREARGQIADWLGRLNPQWSAGRRAGTATLIAALLDGLLLHHLLDAELSVEPALTALGELIGERP, encoded by the coding sequence ATGGCTAACTTAGCCGATCGGCCAAATTCAGCTCGCGGACACCGCCGCCGCGAGGAACTCATCGATGCCGGGCTCGCCCTGCTCGTCGAGGGCGGCTGGCCCGCTGTCACCGCCCGTGCCGTGGCCGCACGCAGTGGCGCCAACACGGGGCTCATCCACTACCACTTCGGCGGTCTTCCCGCCCTGCACACGGCGATCGCCCGGAGAGCGGGCGACACGGTGGTGATGCCCGTCGTCGAGGCACTGCTCGCCGCCCCGGACGCGAGCGCGGCGCTCGACGCGGTACGCGCCGCGCTGCCCCGGGTCACGGGTGACGAGAAGGTACTCCGGCTGCTCGTGGAGCTGATGGCGGGGATGACGCGCCATCAGGAACTCGGTACGGCGCTGCGGGAGGGGCTGCGGGAGGCACGCGGCCAGATCGCCGACTGGCTCGGAAGGCTGAACCCGCAGTGGTCGGCCGGGCGGAGGGCCGGGACGGCGACGCTCATCGCGGCGCTGCTGGACGGGCTGCTGCTGCACCACCTGCTGGACGCCGAGCTGTCCGTCGAACCCGCCCTGACGGCGCTCGGCGAGTTGATCGGGGAGCGCCCATGA